The Thunnus thynnus chromosome 13, fThuThy2.1, whole genome shotgun sequence genome segment GCACGGCCTCTAACCTGTTAACTGTTGACACAGGGAATGTATGTgggttattttcttttttacatgtGAACTCAACAGACATTTCTGCAAAGATGATGGGTTTTTACCGTTCTAAGGATAAAACTGTTTAATTGTGCTTTTGTGTCATAATTGCATTGAAAttttgatgggttttttttttttgagatcttaaatgtgttttccagtTAGTCAAATTTACTGTATAACAGGGGAAAACCCTTCAGATATATTATCTCATTTTCACGGGGGTCCGATAAATGTCTCTCTAATATGTCATATGCAACTCCATCTCAGACCAACATCACTGTTGGACTGCAGTACCGGAGACTACTGGAAATGGTGTTGTCTTCTGCTCCAATTACAGTGGcatgctgtgtgtttctcttcattAATGGGATCATGCTTTTCACCTTGAGGAGTAAGTCTGTGTTTAGGGAGACCTCCCGTTATATTCTTCTGTATAATCTACTTTTTGCAGACACTGTGCAGATGGCACTAAGCCAGTTACTGTATCTACTGTCTGCTTGTAGAATATGGCTGACCTATCCTATATGTGGTGTTCTCGCCATGCTCGCTGATCTCACAAATGAAGTGTCTCCTCTCACACTGGTGTTGATGTCTTTGGAGAGATATGTAGCTGTGTGCTACCCACTGAGGCACGctaccatcatcaccatcagaAACACAGATGTGGCTATCGTTGTAGTTTGGGTGTTCAGTTCACTAAATGTTCTCATCCGAGTTCTTTTGCTGTTAGATTTTCCATTTGAAGACCTGGAGAGCCTGCAGATGAAAGACTTTTGCTCTGACATAGCCATGTTTCTTGGCCCAATGTCTGATGATTATAACAAAGCCttcacttgttttctgtttgcattaGCTGGTGTGACAGTAACTTGTTCCTATATTGGTGTGATGATAGCAGCCAGGTCAGCCTCCACAGACAAAGCTTCAGCCCATAAAGCTCgtaacacactgctgctgcacctGGTGCAGCTGGGCCTCAGTCTTTCCTCAACTGTACATGACCCATTGCTTATTGCCATGTCAAAATTCCTAGACAGAGTAACACATTTGCGCATCCATAgtat includes the following:
- the LOC137196255 gene encoding odorant receptor 131-2-like; the protein is MSYATPSQTNITVGLQYRRLLEMVLSSAPITVACCVFLFINGIMLFTLRSKSVFRETSRYILLYNLLFADTVQMALSQLLYLLSACRIWLTYPICGVLAMLADLTNEVSPLTLVLMSLERYVAVCYPLRHATIITIRNTDVAIVVVWVFSSLNVLIRVLLLLDFPFEDLESLQMKDFCSDIAMFLGPMSDDYNKAFTCFLFALAGVTVTCSYIGVMIAARSASTDKASAHKARNTLLLHLVQLGLSLSSTVHDPLLIAMSKFLDRVTHLRIHSIIYVCIILLPRCLSALIYGIRDQIIRPILMYHLCCRLKLPRLGSHPT